One region of Streptomyces sp. CG4 genomic DNA includes:
- a CDS encoding MFS transporter yields MPATAGARRAREKNPPAVRHHTLHEAARNPVLWLMWLCLLGAAGVTVLGICLLTAYGRRLGLGGPTVWSVTVAGGATAAVAGVLSDRSGRRTALITACLVPAAAQFGVLVAARTGSGVLLLGCAAAAGAAVPALVTAPAADHFGENHSASVHGLLTGAWLLPVAAGRTRAASYAARDPHSAFLLAGCTGLVCAVVALFLRAPGRLSVRRIDPSPHPLGEEMA; encoded by the coding sequence GTGCCGGCGACTGCCGGCGCCCGGCGCGCACGGGAGAAGAACCCGCCCGCCGTACGCCACCACACCCTCCACGAGGCCGCCCGCAACCCGGTGTTGTGGCTGATGTGGCTGTGCCTGCTGGGTGCGGCCGGCGTCACCGTGCTCGGCATCTGCCTGCTGACGGCGTACGGCAGGCGGCTCGGGCTCGGCGGTCCGACGGTGTGGTCCGTGACCGTCGCGGGCGGTGCCACGGCGGCCGTCGCCGGGGTGCTGTCGGACCGCTCGGGGCGGCGCACCGCCCTGATCACGGCCTGTCTGGTGCCGGCCGCCGCCCAGTTCGGGGTGCTCGTCGCGGCCCGGACGGGCAGCGGGGTGCTCCTCCTCGGCTGTGCCGCGGCCGCCGGCGCGGCGGTGCCGGCGCTGGTCACCGCGCCGGCCGCGGACCACTTCGGGGAGAACCACAGCGCGAGCGTCCACGGACTGCTCACCGGCGCCTGGCTGCTGCCGGTCGCCGCCGGCAGAACGCGCGCCGCCTCGTACGCCGCGCGGGACCCCCACTCCGCGTTCCTTCTGGCGGGCTGCACCGGGCTCGTCTGCGCCGTGGTGGCGCTGTTCCTCAGAGCGCCGGGCAGGCTCAGCGTCCGGCGCATCGACCCCAGTCCCCACCCCCTCGGCGAGGAGATGGCCTGA